The genomic interval TGTTcaagttcaaaataaaaatacaaaacctaAACACCATGATATTCAAAACCAGCTCTATGCTCGAAAACATCTGTATAAAATGTTAATATGTATGAAGAAACCACCTGTTAcaagtataaaatatataataatcatatattttttaatgaaaacattcagaGAAACAAGTTGTAACTTGGCATCCGAGTTGTGTTACTACTGTTGTTCGTCACCAGCAGGGGGCTGTAGAGATAATGGATTCTGTTGTCAACTCCAGGTTCTCTCCTGCTCTTGGTGAAGGACTATGCCACCTCACCCGGAACAGACTTCATCCCCCATACTGCACTGGGGATTCTGCTCCTCATCATCGCAGCCCTGTTAGCTTATACAGGTTGGTGAATTTTTCATTTAACCTTTTCATTCGAGTTTGGTTATGTGTgcagatataaaaataataccCTCCTGTGTCCCtctgctctgtttcctcttcgtcTCTCAGGTGTCTGCCGCAGTCTGTCCCACGCCCAGCTCTTttcgtctctgtgtctcactgtctctgccCTGTGGTGTGGCTCAGGTCTGGTGTACATCCTGGTGGGGCTGGGGGTGCTGCGGCCCGCAGAACTCAGGTCCTCTTTGGTTCCTGGTCTGGCGGCGTTCACCTTAGCTCTGCTCATCATCGGCAGCGTTGCCCTCTTATTCAAGAAAGCGGTTCTGTCTCTTATAGCCATCGCTATCAGTTTAGCATGCGCCCATCAAATCGCCGGCCTGTCTGCGGCAGGTTTTGGTCAGTCTGCCACGGCAGCAAACTACCTCCTCGTCTGTCTGGTTGGTGTTTACTTTGGTTTTGGGCGACTGCTTTCCACTGTCACTAAAGGTAAAGTGGAACCTCCAGGAATAAACCTGAAGGGAAAAGCTGAGCTGAAAACGGAGCCGAACCAGAAGTGTAGCGATGCAGTGTCAGTGGGTTTGGTGATGAACTtgttgtctgcctgtgtgttaGCCTGTCCTCTGTTAGGTGTGGTCCCCCGGCTCTCCGTCGGTCATGTCCCCTGGCTGTGGACGGCCGGAGTCTTCCAGCTTGCTATGTGTGTCCTCTTTTACCGAGCCATGGACACACTAGCTGCCACTTTTTATGGCTTCACTGCCCTGCTGAGATTTGCAGAGGGCTACACTGCTCTCTTATCGTTCTATTCAATCCAGCCGTTCTCCCCTGTTCCCTTCCCTGTTGTCTTCGCTGTGCTTTTCTCCGTCCTGGCTCTGTTCAGTTGTCAGAAGAGTTTGCTGGAGGGGCTCTACCAGTTATTCTTTGCAGCTTATTGCATTGCAATTGCAGCCCAGCCTCAAGGCTTCAACCAAGCAGGCACTCAGGGTGTACAGGCCGCTATATTTGTAGACTCTGCCATCATGCTTTTAATTACCACATTCAACATGGTCTCCAGGACCATGATCCCCACGGGACAAGGTTATTTCACAGCTTTAGTTAACAGGATGCCGGGTCTGACTCTCAGAGCACACGATAAGGAGCTACATACTCCTCACCTGGGCTACTCCAAATATGCAGATGCAGAGGTGTTAGGCCACGCCTGCAGCGTGTTGGCTGCTTTCGCTGTCACAGCCACTGTAGATAACAGAGATCCTCTGTCTGTGCTGGTCCTGCCCTGGGTGGTGGCGGCCGGCGGGCTGGtgcagctgctctgtggctcagtAGCCTTTGCTCGGGGTAAAACCTTTGAGAGCACGGTTTTTATTCTCTACGGGATTATGTGGAGCGTGTGGGGGCTGACACGATACGGTGGCCTGTACGGTCACACCAGAGGCTTTAACGTGGCGGTCGGGATCATTAGCTTCATGCTATTTAATTGCTTAGTGACAGCTGCGACGCTGTTTCTGAATGTCGCCTGGTTTGCCTACGCCCTCACCTTCCAGCTCATCCTCATTAGCTTCCTGCTGGATGCATTGGATGCTCTTCCTTATGGTTATGACATCGGAGTCACCATCATCTTTGGTCTGGTCAGTTTTTATTGCTTCCTGAGCCACATTTTCAACAGCACCTTCCAGTCCCCTCAGATCCCTTTAGGGAAACCTTTAATCAAGCTGAGTGGTATCGGAGGGGGGGCGAATGTCTGTCCACACGTACCAGCCCGCAAGGCCTCATCTGTCCATCAGATGGCAGGTGAGATACAAGAGACATTCATGTTGATTTTGATATGAAACTTTTGTTATGTACTTGATGTGATTCTTGTTatcctttccttctttctgcAGAAATCATGAAAAATGGGGGCATATGTGGAATGCCCACTGACACCGTCTATGTGCTGGTAGCGGCTTGCAACAGACCTGATGCAGTTGTTAAAGCTTACAAGTGAGTTTCTGTATTGATGAGTTTTACATTGCCTGCATTCATTCATCGATTCTCTCTCATAACTCTATAATTGCTGCATTCGACTCCAGGGTGAAGAAGCAGGCCCAGGACCGACCCATGTCCCTGTGGATCTCCTCCATCAAGCAGCTGGAGCCGGTGCGACACCTGCTGAGCCCCCTGCTGCTGGACTTCATGGAGGCGGCGTGGCCCTCCTCCATTAGCATGGTTATACCCAGAGGTAAGGCTCAGTTGAGTGtgtaaggttgtgtgtgtgccagtttAGGTGCTTGgtgggttttttttgttgcataaCGCTGGTTAATTGTCTCACACAGGTCCGTGGATGGACACTTTTGGTTTGGGGGATGCGGCCAAACACATCGGGACTCCACAGAGCATTGCCATCAGAAACCCAGACTGTTCTGTGGCCACCCACCTCATTGACCTGGTGAGGGCTGCGAAGGAGGAACACTACATGTCTCTTTGTAAAACTCACCAGCAAAGTTTAGGTCAAAACAACTTCTTATTATTGCAGGTGGGGCCCATTGCAGTTACCTCAGCCAACCCTACAGGGGAGGCAGACACGACTCACCACAACCAAGTTTATGCCAAACTGGGCGACAAGGTGATGATTGTTATTTagttcaattaaataaaaaaaggcacatgTGGTTTCCGTTTTTgcaataaatgtgtgtttttctcggTTAGGTGGATGGTGTTCTATGTGACGGCCCCTCCCCAGAGAACATTGCGTCTACTGTGGTTGACTGCACTAAGATTGAAACAGGACACATTGGTTTCTTCAGAGTGGGTCTCATTCCTAAGTCCAAGGTAATATTAATACATTGTTCTGAATAAACAAGGTCACTTTGTCGCCTGCTGGAACTAATACAGTTTGCTTGGTTCTTCAGGTTCTGCAGCTCTTTGAGGAGgttcagaggagacacagacaggggCAGACGAATCCAGCTTTTGAGTACGATCTGAATCCATCAGACGCTGACCGTGAACTCGGTTCAGGCGAAAAAGACACAGTAGAATCCGGAATGGGATCTGATAACTCAACACCATCCACAACACCACCTCAACAAAGCCCAGAAATGAGAAATCGCTAATAGGATGAAGACATACTAGCAATGCACTATTAAAAAATGTCAGTTcattattttttgaaataattgaTAAGTTAAAAATTGTGAATAAAAGATCTCTtctatttttaaatctttaatacAGAACCCTCCTTATATTTATGTGAaatgaatatgttttattaCAGTATAATGTCTGCACTTTTGTaccttaaaatgtatatttaatatcAATAAACTGTATAAATGTTCATgataaaattacaaaaatgaaTGCCTACATGAGTTGATATTATGTTTACAATTCTGTTTGAACATGTGTTATTCTATTAAATCATGTTTATAATGATGATGCAGAAAACACCCTGACATGAAAATCAACCTATGCACTGTAACTTACACCAGGTGCAAATTATTGAATACTCAAATGAAAGAGTCTGAATATGGAAACAGTCCCAtaaagtacagtatatattgtgaatttttttttcacttttaactgTACCTGAAGAGTTAAATTTCATAGTAATTTCACAAAGTGTTCATAATGAAACGAATTCTGGAGGCAAGAGATGTACaaagaaaaaatgaatgtttgatTATTGCACTATCCGTTATCATTCATTAAGTGTTATTTTAAGTATTAATAATGTATTGCTTCTTGTTCTGTTGTACCTGTTACAGCAGGACAGTTACACcagtatcattattattagtttGTAGATTTGGtgatgacataaaaaaaaaaaatgccagcATTGATCcacttaaatatgaatatatgtccCATTCTCAAGAGTAAATGAATGTGTGTCCTTAGGAACTTTAGCCTATAAATCACAGCAAGGTTTCGATCAGAATTTGCCACATAACTGATTTTCAAAAATGCTaattcataaaaatgttttatatttataaacgTAAAATGCCAGTTGACCGATTATTAAATTGACCATTTATTAACTGTCTCAAATATAATTTTCCTCCAGCTTACATGAGCTTCATCGGGAAGACCCAAACATTTAGATAACACTTTAACTTAACcagtaaaaaaactaaatgtgtttaATATATCATCTAAAATGACACAATCTTACTGGTATTTGAAAAACCTCTTAGTGTCAAACTATCATTCAGTGACTGTAAACTGATAATGATTATATGAACAACGCTGAACAGGAAAACAAGATATAGTGAATATCAATGATAAGTCCGTTTTCCTTTTGATTTGTAAGGTCCTGTATGCTGCCCAGTCCTTTCCTTTTTTAGTAAGTAAACTACatagtttatttaaatttaagaaGTGAAAAGACAAGTAAGATCACATGTTATCCTGTTACTATTCTATCTCAGGAAAATGAATACAGAGTCCAATAATGGGGACAGTCACATAAAAGGTAAAGATTTAAATTGATCACGtggattaagattaagattattttttaactcCAATTTCTGCCTTTGTGAATTAAAAGAGATTTACTTCCAGAATCCAGGTCAACAAATATCAGTGTCCATTCCAATTTCTGAACAATGTCAAGGTGAGACAAAAGTGGTAACTGAGCCATGCAGTACTCTGTACTCTGGTCAAACATATGTGGGTAAAGTTGCTCAGTTTGTTTGCAAACTCCTAAGCATGGAAAATAATACAATTCATAGAACAAAAGGTGACaagtcatccatccatccatctattatctacCGGAAAATGTAGCTCCTCAACAATAACTACAACAAAAACTATTTACAATGACTGCAAACAAAAGATGAATCTCACAGACTCCAACCCCATGACAGCCCTTTATTCAAACTATGAGGTACAACAGGATAAAGAAAGTTTCATTTTGCGATTGCAGACACGCCTAACGAGCATGACAAAAGAATAATGACATGAATTAAATCAGTTACATGAAAGTTCATCAGGTATCAGGCAATATCTTGCAATATCTTGCTCAAAACACTTCTGATTTTTAAGGTCTAGTATGCTGCCCAGTCTTTTCCTCTTTTAGTAAGTAAACTACATAGCTTATTTAAATTCAAGAAGTGAAAAGATACGTAAGATCACATGTTATCCTGTAACTATTCTATCTCAGGAAAATGAATAGTTAAAGTTGAAGAGTTAAACTGAGCACCAAATAATGGGGACTGTCGCCTAAAATGTACAGATTTAAATTGATCACATGGATTAGGATTTAGTTTATTTGTTAACTCCAATTTCTGCCTTTGTGAATTCAAAGAGATTAACTTTCAGAATCTGGCTGCGTGATCTGAGAAGCAGGTGAGTTTTGTCACTTGACAATTGATAACCTGACAAAGCAAGTGTTACCAGCAGAAACAGCCATAGTACTGAATAAGGTAAGGAAACCTGAACCCTCTTATCTCCCGATGCAGAAACCATCAGCAAATACTGCAGCTATCTCCTATTGTGTCGGTAAGTGCTCTGGATGTACAGAATTTCTCTGTGAAAtgaatggaaacaaaaacaaacaagcaaatctTTTTGCAGATCTAACTTGTCAGCATATAACTTCTCTTACGACTTTGGAGCGTTTCCTGGTAAAAGCATCAGTTTCCTGGTAGATGCATATTTGTTATCGGAACAGGGCCTGTCAACACAGATTTAACTTGTCAGCATATAAGTATCCCTGAAAACTCCTCTCACAACTTTAGAGCGTTTCCTGGTTATGAGTTACTCAGTAAAAGAATCAGGTGCCCAGTTTCAGTTCATTTGTTATAAACAGGGAAATCCCATAGACATCTCTCAGTTTATGTTTGAGCTGCTTTGAAGTTGTGATGTAAATTTGACCTGGCAagacttaaaaaataaagagatcTGAGAATAATAATCTTATGAGTGTGTTTTATTCCTTGCAAGGAAGGTCAGACAATCATACAACATGCGAAGAGCAATCTGTAGAGGGAATGACAAAGAAACATTCACATATTTGCTCTTTTTAGCAGATTTCGAGAAAagtgatatttatgtgtgtgaagaggtgaaatgtgtttgtgtgtgtgtgtccacagagtgAGAGGGGAAATCCCAGGAgataagacacagacaaagtTTCCCATAAAGAATGTCTTTAAAGGTCATCTAGCTACTGTCGACACCCCCTAAGCCTATCAGGTAAAACGACTTATCAGGAAAAATTTAACCAAGTACAAAATCTGATTCACTCCAGTGATGTTGTGAGTTTagattatttgattattttatgttaCAGTCTAATATTGTCTATATTTACAGTCTAATGTAGCTGTTTGCAGATTTAACATGTCACCATGTAAGTCTCACTGAAAGCTACTCTCACAACTTTGGAGCATTTCCTGGTAAAAGCATCAGTATCCTGGTAAAGCATATTTGTTATCGGAACAGGGCCTGTCAACATCATCAATAAGTACAGTGTGAAACGTGGCTCGGCTTTGTTCATAAACCGCCCACTGTGGCAGATAACacaaaaaagaggagaagcaTCACACGTAATTTAATACCAACCAACACCCTTGTTATGCTGCACAACTATTTACAATGACtgcacacattttgtttttatctcacAGCCTTGAACTCCTTTTTGTAGCTCAGGGTTGGAATAAGGGGAACAGTCTCTTATTGTACTCTGGTCAAACATATGTGGGTAAAGTTGCTCTGTTTGTTTGCAATTCCCTAAGCATGGAAAATAATACAATTCATGGAACAAAAGGGGAGAagccatccacccatccatctattatctatactgctgGTCCCTTGAGGGTCTCAGGAAAATAATTGCGGTGGTTTTGACAGCGTCTATATTTAGGACTTGTAGTGAAAAATTTACTACGTGtggttaaaaaacattttgtagtTGAAAAGTAAGTTTTTGCAGACTTGTCTAAAGacttttatgacctgaaacctATTTGACCTCTTTTTATCACATATTTACTCTCCAAAGAGCTGAATGTATGTATGATTATCTCCAAATAAAACATATGTAAATCAGATTCctgtgtttagattcctctcttaaactgcgcctacagaaccagtctgaactggctctGAGAGACAGCCTTAgttctcct from Limanda limanda chromosome 10, fLimLim1.1, whole genome shotgun sequence carries:
- the si:ch211-153b23.4 gene encoding uncharacterized protein si:ch211-153b23.4, whose translation is MTDRHTLHVSVGILGIAGGSLLLLVKDYATSPGTDFIPHTALGILLLIIAALLAYTGVCRSLSHAQLFSSLCLTVSALWCGSGLVYILVGLGVLRPAELRSSLVPGLAAFTLALLIIGSVALLFKKAVLSLIAIAISLACAHQIAGLSAAGFGQSATAANYLLVCLVGVYFGFGRLLSTVTKGKVEPPGINLKGKAELKTEPNQKCSDAVSVGLVMNLLSACVLACPLLGVVPRLSVGHVPWLWTAGVFQLAMCVLFYRAMDTLAATFYGFTALLRFAEGYTALLSFYSIQPFSPVPFPVVFAVLFSVLALFSCQKSLLEGLYQLFFAAYCIAIAAQPQGFNQAGTQGVQAAIFVDSAIMLLITTFNMVSRTMIPTGQGYFTALVNRMPGLTLRAHDKELHTPHLGYSKYADAEVLGHACSVLAAFAVTATVDNRDPLSVLVLPWVVAAGGLVQLLCGSVAFARGKTFESTVFILYGIMWSVWGLTRYGGLYGHTRGFNVAVGIISFMLFNCLVTAATLFLNVAWFAYALTFQLILISFLLDALDALPYGYDIGVTIIFGLVSFYCFLSHIFNSTFQSPQIPLGKPLIKLSGIGGGANVCPHVPARKASSVHQMAEIMKNGGICGMPTDTVYVLVAACNRPDAVVKAYKVKKQAQDRPMSLWISSIKQLEPVRHLLSPLLLDFMEAAWPSSISMVIPRGPWMDTFGLGDAAKHIGTPQSIAIRNPDCSVATHLIDLVGPIAVTSANPTGEADTTHHNQVYAKLGDKVDGVLCDGPSPENIASTVVDCTKIETGHIGFFRVGLIPKSKVLQLFEEVQRRHRQGQTNPAFEYDLNPSDADRELGSGEKDTVESGMGSDNSTPSTTPPQQSPEMRNR